In bacterium, one genomic interval encodes:
- a CDS encoding helix-turn-helix domain-containing protein: protein MAEEDRRPGQLSITNTQGQYLAFIYAYSRVMGCSPAEADIQRYFAVSPPTVHQMVLTLERDGWIRRTPRAARSIELLVDPEFLPVLR from the coding sequence ATGGCCGAAGAAGATCGTAGACCCGGGCAGTTGTCGATCACAAACACCCAGGGCCAGTACCTGGCCTTCATCTACGCCTACTCGCGGGTGATGGGGTGCTCACCCGCTGAGGCCGACATCCAGCGGTACTTCGCGGTGAGCCCACCCACGGTCCACCAGATGGTCCTGACCCTCGAACGAGACGGCTGGATTCGCCGCACCCCCCGCGCCGCGAGGAGCATCGAACTCCTCGTCGATCCCGAGTTCCTCCCGGTCCTCCGTTGA